Proteins encoded together in one Triticum dicoccoides isolate Atlit2015 ecotype Zavitan chromosome 7B, WEW_v2.0, whole genome shotgun sequence window:
- the LOC119339468 gene encoding FBD-associated F-box protein At5g56370-like, protein MPRNRTFGGTVAAGCRGADRLGALPDAILQYVLSFLPSRDAVRTCLLARRWRHQWKSVPALRITGVDSFRGAGHLNDFVNYLIVLRDRTPLHACEIETYQHHLDDGEGSRHGDPEERSRYTDLWIRYALSCNAQLLRLSDHDPDNLDPEQEHVENVALETPISSPHLMTLDLDGVIFSSKYSLDFSSCPNLKTVKMHRCSFLIVSLRRDGPIKISLQSVRYLSIADYDFCRYDKEAALITVPNLVYLELASGRGKVPTFECTPSLLGASIKLDDKDGSLLLGRLSDTTNLELMAKHQASAAFRKDLKRCTSFSKLKTLSLNDWCVEPDFGPLLYFLKRSPSLEKLRLRLSKRRSEGDRRADRDGSCGGGGFRGRRGLAVECLLGGDMEAEWRRVGEKVKLGSKALRISRERFTKWKVKLKFLYEEERKEIKGRKRNRITEEEIDLGHEALAELAARIVVSNLRKNAKKSLETIKDMYLHYNERSGLLLCGFQT, encoded by the exons ATGCCTCGGAATCGGACATTCGGAGGGACGGTTGCGGCCGGTTGCCGTGGAGCAGACCGCCTAGGCGCCCTCCCGGACGCGATCCTCCAATACGTGCTGTCGTTCCTGCCGTCGCGCGACGCCGTGCGCACCTGCCTGCTCGCCCGCCGCTGGCGCCACCAGTGGAAGTCCGTGCCGGCCCTGCGAATCACCGGCGTCGACTCCTTCAGGGGCGCCGGCCACCTCAACGACTTCGTCAACTATCTCATCGTCCTCCGCGACAGGACGCCTCTCCACGCGTGCGAGATCGAGACCTACCAGCACCACCTGGACGATGGCGAGGGGTCCCGACACGGCGATCCCGAGGAGCGGTCCCGGTACACCGATCTGTGGATCCGGTACGCCTTGTCGTGCAACGCTCAGCTGCTTCGGCTCAGTGACCATGACCCCGATAACCTCGATCCCGAACAGGAGCATGTGGAGAATGTTGCGCTTGAGACTCCCATCTCCTCGCCGCATCTGATGACGTTGGATCTTGATGGTGTGATCTTCTCGAGCAAATACTCTTTAGATTTCTCCAGCTGCCCGAACCTCAAGACAGTAAAGATGCACCGCTGCTCCTTCTTAATCGTAAGTTTACGCCGTGACGGTCCCATCAAGATATCTTTACAATCTGTGAGATATCTAAGCATCGCGGACTATGATTTTTGTCGTTATGACAAGGAGGCAGCTCTCATTACTGTCCCAAACCTCGTCTACTTAGAGCTGGCTAGCGGCCGTGGCAAGGTTCCTACGTTTGAGTGTACCCCGTCGTTGCTAGGAGCATCTATCAAGCTTGACGACAAGGATGGTTCCTTGCTCCTTGGACGCTTGTCAGATACCACTAATCTAGAGCTCATGGCCAAGCATCAAGCG TCTGCTGCTTTTAGGAAAGATTTAAAACGTTGCACTTCGTTTAGCAAGCTCAAAACGTTGTCACTCAATGATTGGTGTGTGGAGCCTGACTTCGGACCACTACTTTACTTTCTCAAGCGGTCACCAAGTCTCGAGAAGCTCCGCCTCCGGCTATCTAAG AGGCGATCTGAGGGCGATCGAAGGGCTGACCGCGATGGCAGCTGCGGAGGTGGGGGGTTCCGCGGCCGCCGGGGCTTGGCCGTGGAGTGTCTGCTGGGGGGTGATATGGAGGCGGAGTGGAGGAGAGTTGGGGAGAAAGTAAAGCTAGGTTCAAAGGCATTGAGGATTTCTCGGGAGCGGTTCACAAAATGGAAGGTGAAATTGAAATTCCTTTatgaggaagagaggaaagagatcAAGGGAAGGAAACGGAATCGGATCACAGAAGAAGAAATAGATCTAGGCCATGAGGCCCTTGCTGAG